The Acidobacteriota bacterium DNA window AGCAGCTGCAGGCATTGGAAACGTGGGCGGTTCCGGAACGCCAGCGGCTTGAAGGGATGCGGAACCGCGTTACCGAGCTCACTCAGCAGCTCGCAAACCAACGTACGGTCGCCTCTGCTGACGTGATTCGTCAGACCGAGAACGAGCTCTTGAAGGCGCAGCGCGAGTTCGAGGATGCTGGTCGGAAGTTCAACCGCGATCTTGAGAACAAGCAGAACGAGTTCCTCGCTCAGGTGGCGACTCGGGTTGGTAGCATCGCGAGCGAGTACGCGGCAGCGAACGGGCTCGATGCGGTGTTTGTCCTCAAGGCGCAGCCGTTGGTTTATGTGGCTGAAGGTGCAGACATCACGGATACCGTGATCAGGCTGTACGACGAAAAGTATCCGGTCGACTGACTCCGAACCCGGGAGCTCATCGGCCGCCGGCCCCTGGAAGCTATACTCGGCCGGCGATGGAACGTACCTGGAAGCTGATCGCGGCGTTGCTTGGAGCATTGTCATGCGCCGCCTCTGC harbors:
- a CDS encoding OmpH family outer membrane protein, with protein sequence MRHNALWIFVGFVICATVPGFAGDIGFLDAERAVGTVKEGQQQLQALETWAVPERQRLEGMRNRVTELTQQLANQRTVASADVIRQTENELLKAQREFEDAGRKFNRDLENKQNEFLAQVATRVGSIASEYAAANGLDAVFVLKAQPLVYVAEGADITDTVIRLYDEKYPVD